CTTGTCGCCGTAGCCGAGCTCCTTGCGCATGCGGGCGTACATCCGCTCGCGCTCCTCGTGGGCGTTCTTGCCTATTTCGTCGCCGGGGGGGCTCAGCGGGGCGCGCGGGGGGGAGGGGGCGGCGTCCGGCGCTTCGGCAGAAGCGCTGGGCGGCGTCGCCGCGGACGCGGCGGCGGCCGGCGGGCGGTGGCGGGTGTGGCGCGCAGGCGCCACGCCACGGCACCGACCACCAGGCCGGCACCGACGACCACTCCGAGCAGGGCGATCCGCGCTTTCACGACGGGGAACCTTAGCTGCTTGGCCGGCTTTCGGCACCACGATGAAATAACGCCCGAGCCGCCGTCGAAGAGCCGGGCATGAGGCAGACGCTCGTGGAATTCGAGGGGCTCGGCCGGAGCTATCCGTCCGGGGAAGGCTGGGTGCACGCGCTCGAGGGCATCGATCTCCGGGTCGGCCGTGGCGAGCTGATGGCCATTACCGGCGCGTCCGGCTCGGGCAAGTCCACGGCCCTGAACATCATGGGCACCTTGGACACGCCCAGCAGGGGTCAGTACCGCCTGGACGGCATGCCGGTGGAAGGGCTCGAGGACGGGGAGCTGGCGCTGCTTCGGAACCGGAAGATCGGCTTCGTCTTCCAGGCGTTTCACCTGCTGCCGGGCTCCACGGCGCTGGAGAACGTCGAATTGCCGATGATCTACGCGGGCCTGTCACCCCGCGAGCGTCGCGAACGGGCCCACCGGGCTCTGGAGAAGGTGGGCCTGGGAGACCGGACCGCGCATCGTCCGAATCAGCTGTCCGGTGGGCAGCAGCAACGCGTGGCGATCGCTCGCGCCATCGTGAACGAGCCCCTGCTGCTGTTGGCGGACGAGCCGACGGGGGCGCTGGATTCCAGCACCACGCGGGAGATCCTCGAGCTGTTTCGTGACTTGAGCGAGCAAGGGGTGACGCTCGTGATCGTCACCCACGATCCCAATGTCGCGGCGTTCGCGGCGCGCGTCGTCGAGTTCTCCGACGGTCGCATCGTGCAGGACACGGGGAGGGCGGCATGAGCGACTCGACTCATCCGGTGACCGTTCCCGCGCGCAGGCGGTCGCGACGCAAGCTCGGCTGGGTGCTGCTGCTGGCCGTGCCCGCCCTCGCCTTCGGCGTCTGGCGCGCCACGCGCTCGGGCGAAAAGCCGGTGGACCCGGCATTGGTCGTCACCGCCGCGCGGGCGCCCCTGGCCGTCGAGGTCGTGGACGTCGGGCGCATC
This region of Polyangiaceae bacterium genomic DNA includes:
- a CDS encoding ABC transporter ATP-binding protein, with the translated sequence MRQTLVEFEGLGRSYPSGEGWVHALEGIDLRVGRGELMAITGASGSGKSTALNIMGTLDTPSRGQYRLDGMPVEGLEDGELALLRNRKIGFVFQAFHLLPGSTALENVELPMIYAGLSPRERRERAHRALEKVGLGDRTAHRPNQLSGGQQQRVAIARAIVNEPLLLLADEPTGALDSSTTREILELFRDLSEQGVTLVIVTHDPNVAAFAARVVEFSDGRIVQDTGRAA